One stretch of Myxocyprinus asiaticus isolate MX2 ecotype Aquarium Trade chromosome 23, UBuf_Myxa_2, whole genome shotgun sequence DNA includes these proteins:
- the LOC127414256 gene encoding androgen-dependent TFPI-regulating protein-like isoform X1: protein MTAILKKVCHLAAFSWYAFVIKSIYARGDSDLPDGIFVYGGPWKYLTFLNLVLQMVFFGLASVNDLQPVGKASKISLLCLCKDLLFSVFVFPVGMFVVLLFWLIFAYDRQLVYPASLDSLFPPWINHAMHTLVLPILLGEILLEPHIYPKTKNGLAALGIVGLAYLGWVIWVYLTVGIWVYPLLGLFSSSGLTVFFLHNMLVVTLLYILGQNLNKKVWGEKRREYVFLSFILCYISCDIL from the exons ATGACTGCCATATTAAAGAAAGTTTGCCACTTAGCTGCTTTCAGCTGGTATGCCTTTGTTATTAAGTCTATTTATGCAAGAGGGGATTCAGATCTACCAGATGGAATATTTGTCTATGGGGGACCCTGGAAATACCTCACCTTTTTAAACCTG GTCTTACAGATGGTGTTTTTTGGACTGGCATCTGTTAATGACCTTCAGCCGGTGGGGAAAGCCTCGAAAATATCACTTCTCTGCCTCTGCAAGGACTTGCTCTTTTCTGTCTTTGTGTTTCCAGTGGGCATG TTTGTAGTACTGCTGTTTTGGCTGATATTTGCCTATGATCGACAGCTGGTCTATCCAGCTTCACTGGACAGTCTCTTCCCTCCATGGATAAATCATGCTATG CACACTCTTGTTCTTCCAATCTTGCTTGGTGAGATCTTACTTGAGCCACACATCTACCCTAAAACAAAGAATGGGCTGGCTGCTCTGGGAATTGTTGGTCTTGCCTACCTGGGATG GGTCATTTGGGTGTATTTGACTGTGGGAATCTGGGTTTACCCCTTACTGGGACTGTTTAGCAGCTCAGGCTTGACTGTCTTCTTCTTGCATAATATGCTTGTGGTGACACTGCTGTACATACTTGGACAAAATTTGAACAAAAAAGTTTGGGGTGAGAAAAGAAGAGAATATGTTTTTCTGAGCTTCATTTTGTGTTATATTTCTTGTGATATTTTGTAG
- the LOC127414256 gene encoding androgen-dependent TFPI-regulating protein-like isoform X2, translating into MTAILKKVCHLAAFSWYAFVIKSIYARGDSDLPDGIFVYGGPWKYLTFLNLVLQMVFFGLASVNDLQPVGKASKISLLCLCKDLLFSVFVFPVGMFVVLLFWLIFAYDRQLVYPASLDSLFPPWINHAMHTLVLPILLGEILLEPHIYPKTKNGLAALGIVGLAYLGWVIWVYLTVGIWVYPLLGLFSSSGLTVFFLHNMLVVTLLYILGQNLNKKVWGKDHPKMMSA; encoded by the exons ATGACTGCCATATTAAAGAAAGTTTGCCACTTAGCTGCTTTCAGCTGGTATGCCTTTGTTATTAAGTCTATTTATGCAAGAGGGGATTCAGATCTACCAGATGGAATATTTGTCTATGGGGGACCCTGGAAATACCTCACCTTTTTAAACCTG GTCTTACAGATGGTGTTTTTTGGACTGGCATCTGTTAATGACCTTCAGCCGGTGGGGAAAGCCTCGAAAATATCACTTCTCTGCCTCTGCAAGGACTTGCTCTTTTCTGTCTTTGTGTTTCCAGTGGGCATG TTTGTAGTACTGCTGTTTTGGCTGATATTTGCCTATGATCGACAGCTGGTCTATCCAGCTTCACTGGACAGTCTCTTCCCTCCATGGATAAATCATGCTATG CACACTCTTGTTCTTCCAATCTTGCTTGGTGAGATCTTACTTGAGCCACACATCTACCCTAAAACAAAGAATGGGCTGGCTGCTCTGGGAATTGTTGGTCTTGCCTACCTGGGATG GGTCATTTGGGTGTATTTGACTGTGGGAATCTGGGTTTACCCCTTACTGGGACTGTTTAGCAGCTCAGGCTTGACTGTCTTCTTCTTGCATAATATGCTTGTGGTGACACTGCTGTACATACTTGGACAAAATTTGAACAAAAAAGTTTGGG ggaaagaTCATCCAAAGATGATGAGTGCATGA